A DNA window from Leptolyngbya sp. KIOST-1 contains the following coding sequences:
- a CDS encoding PAS domain-containing protein, with amino-acid sequence MSISRQIEAVYQRALRLREQATTNPVDPSLLELALKDLYFVLEELQAVDAELHQQNQVLSDTRHQVELERQRYRTLFELAPDGYLVTDETGKIYHANRAAERLFALPQAGLVGKPLMVLIEQNDWLEFQRRLAQPDPNRAWEVSLKSRRGEMVRVAIATNILQDSRPNSQQSATILWSLREISPHRLEPQPPAAQADLKALIAARTAELTQTNAQLRQALSDCRQGKAQ; translated from the coding sequence ATGAGTATCTCTCGCCAAATCGAGGCAGTCTATCAGCGGGCCCTGCGGCTGCGGGAGCAGGCCACCACCAACCCCGTCGATCCGTCCCTGCTGGAGCTGGCCCTCAAGGATCTGTACTTTGTGCTCGAAGAGCTGCAGGCGGTCGATGCCGAGCTGCACCAGCAAAACCAGGTGCTCAGCGACACCCGCCACCAGGTCGAGCTCGAACGCCAGCGCTACCGCACCCTGTTTGAGCTGGCCCCCGACGGCTACTTGGTCACGGACGAAACCGGCAAAATCTACCACGCCAATCGGGCGGCAGAGCGGTTGTTTGCCCTGCCCCAGGCGGGGCTGGTGGGCAAACCGCTAATGGTGCTGATCGAGCAGAATGACTGGTTAGAGTTTCAGCGGCGGCTGGCCCAGCCCGACCCCAACCGCGCCTGGGAAGTCAGCCTCAAATCGCGGCGGGGAGAGATGGTGCGGGTGGCGATCGCCACCAACATCCTCCAGGACAGCCGCCCCAACAGCCAGCAGAGCGCCACCATTCTCTGGTCGCTGCGGGAGATCTCGCCGCACCGACTAGAGCCCCAGCCACCGGCGGCCCAGGCCGATCTCAAGGCGCTGATCGCCGCCCGCACCGCCGAGCTCACCCAGACCAATGCCCAACTGCGCCAGGCCCTCAGCGACTGCCGCCAAGGGAAGGCCCAATGA